In the Salvia splendens isolate huo1 chromosome 16, SspV2, whole genome shotgun sequence genome, GAAGTGGTGCTGTTTTCCTTCGCCAAGGCTTCTCGTTTCGCCCTCTTCTTGCAGAGAGTGGTGAATCTATTCTTCACAGCATTATCGGTTCTGCAACAAGACAGAGTATAACTTTTGTTGCACAAAATTTGAATAGGAGATGTACGGTTAAGGATTCGAGTCTTTACCTGCCTGAAACCACCTTTGCTATCTCGGTCCATCTGTTCCCGTAAACCCTCTGCGCCTGCAACATCATCTCCTCAATGAGATTATCTCATGcaagaaaattcaaatttttgggAATGCCGCCATCCAATAAATAACAATGTACACAAAAAAAGATCAAGTGTGAATTTGACACATTTGATTTACCTCGCATAAGAGCATGTCTTCCTCCGGCAACCACCCTCCTTTCTTGAAATCGGAATTCAAATAAGTGAACCATCTatccaaaaaaagaaatcaacTGAAATCATACAAAATAGTGGAAAAAAGGCGCCTATCACCGTCAAAACAAATGCAAACTAACCTCCTCCTACATTGTCTCGTAGTTTTATCCTTGAATTTTGATGCAATAATTCCCCAACTATGACAAAAGTCCACACTCATTAAGCCTCTTTCACAAAGAAAAAACACTCAAACACAATCATATTattacaaaatttgaaaaaaaatcattcttACTTTTCAGAGCCATGTAAATAAATCTGCTCACGCAGAATATCGTCTTCCTGTGAGCAAACCAACCcctcaattaaatcaaatgcatgctaaaaaagtaactaaatataaaatttaaaaataaaaaaactacctCTTGACTCCAAGAAACTATATGCCTTTCCTTCTTCTTCAACACCTCACCAAATTCTGTATCAAGATTGCTGCTACTACTGTTCAACTCcttattcttcatcttcacccaaaatcccaaaattttcttctttcttgcaTGCTCAAGAAATGTTTGTGGATTGAGAAATATATAACAAAGACCCGTGAAAAGATCAAATCTTTATAACCCCCcctttttctaaaaaattttaaaaacccAAACAGTTGGGTGTTTGAAATAAACTGCCTAGGATTCGACCCTTTTGTAACTAAACTCTGTGAAGCAAAACATCAAACACTTTAAGAGAAATCAGCTCCTCCTAATATCGGATCCCATCTCGAGAATCTCAacgcacaaaaccccttgattACACCTCACACAATAACATAAATGTAACAGCAAACCTATCTATAAATGTGCCTTTACTAGTCGCATCGAGATTCGAGAAAGGAGGAGTATAGAACTTGCAAGCCAAGGTATGCATACGAGGAacaatataaaaatcaaaactttttCACTCCAATTTCTTTTAAGTTGCTAAGTAGTATAAAAGAATAAGGCAATGTTGAGTGTTGATCAAATGTGAATATTTATTGATTAGAATCAAGAGATTCTTGCTTGTGTACGCGGGGATGAAaggaatttgaaaataaatgaataaaaaaagagaatgGAATAAAAATAAACGCTGAAATCCACGAGAGTGTAGTTAATGATGAGAGCAGAGAGCAACCCCACACCCCCTcactgtgtgtattgtgtggGCTATAATTTCTACCCCATTTCTCGATTGGTTGGCTACTTCTTCGTGTTCCtgcattttgttttcaaaattagGTGCTCAACAAATTGCGTGACTCCACTGTttctcacactcacactcacactcacacgggattattctaaaaataaaatttaactttGTTATAGGAACTTTTTagcaatttaaaataattacatgtatttatttctattgttcattttatagttaaattaaattttcGGAAAGTTGATGCGAACACATACTGCTGGAAAAAGTTTAGCATTTAAATTTCTTAGTTTGATAGTCATTTTGTTTGAAGGGGATTTGGTTGAACTTATAACCTCTTTAAACCAATTTATAAGAGTTTataaatttctataaaattaagTTCCTAAATTTCCTAAGCTCCTACATCttataaacaataaatattttattaaaataatcatatttagattgttatttataatatataatcCTTAAATTTCATTTGTCTTCAACCTTTTCTTTCTAATTAGGATTTTCTTCTTGTTACTCGCTATTAATTCGCTCTTAAGTTGATAAGctatatataatatatgcaaACACTTTCATAACTTATAAGTTCTTACATTATTATTATAGATTGAAATAGCTTATAAATTGTTAAAATAAGCTTAAACAAACATATTTGGTGGACAAGAATTGGAATTATGGAGAATGCTTGTTAATGAGTTTTATCAACTTAAAGATAGGTTTTTCAAAGACTTAGGCATCTAGTcaagattttgatattttttaggtttgtttttttaatattgtttcAGTTAGTGTTAGTTCGAAAATCAGTTTGTTGGAACTTTAGTAGGGTGTTTTTGGCAATACAAGGTGTAATAATAGAATACTTAGTATATTAGGTATGTCAGTTTGAAATAATAAGGCATGGAGTATTGGATTTGGGCAAAGCAAAGCAAAGCAAGCCACGTGATGCTTGGAATGTTACTTATCTTCCCAAACTTTGGTCTTCTCTGACTATTCAACACTCTGATTAACGGTCAGATTTCagttttttattgaaattttgtcGACAATCCAAATAATATACACTTCCGAATTTGAAAAACTATAATTATCCATTTAGGTCTATTTGATTGGCCTAGTTATTTAATGGATCGTGAGTAATCTgtacaaattatattttatttgaacaTTATTCATTAGTATATCTATCAGAGAAAAAATTAGTGTTGATAAAATAGCATTAAACTATAACTTAATGCAATATgtgtcaaaaaaaaaagaagattaagCATGGATGGCCCAATGATGTGGAAGTAAGCAGCTAGCTCTTAAATAATTGAATTGTGTATGTGAAAGCGACTATGtaagttaaattaaattatttatttcgtGTGACTAGGACGTCTAATTTCAAATTGTTGTGTCCTTGTGGGTCATACCACAGCAAATcccataaataataatattaataataataatttgtttTTGAAAAAAGCCTATTCCCGTATAATTGTGATTGTGAATCATacaaagtatatatttgatacACGCAAGTACAATTGTTTGAACAGTGATTTTCTAGCTTAAAATTTACCAAGTTATATAGCAATGATTCAGTCGTAtctaaaatttgaattatgttTCTACCCACATACATGAAACGTCTCAACCGTAGTGGTTgcagcggcggtggtggtggattGTCCCACATTAAAAGAATATTTGTATTACAGTATTTCAATATAGCAACTTATAGAACCCTATGTAAAAAAAGGCAAATTAAAGCTCTTGCTATTGCATATATATTCcattattctctccactttgcTTTGCTAAGTTGAATGATACATTTCCGGACTTTATTTTAACTACATGTGACACTAAATGCCACCTCTTCAACTATTACTACCTACcaacacaatatatatatatatatatatatatatatatatatatatatatatatatatatatatatatatatatatataggagcataggagcgttattctcctattcatcccttagatcctttattcttcttaatatgagccgttagatctcattcatcaacggtccagatgatctgcattattacactataatggtgcattattagtcggtgtgcattattcaactgaaaatctgcattattacacaataatggtgcattattagtcggtgtgcattattcaactgaaaatctgcattattaaatgacacataGCACCAATCTAGCCGTCgaatgacaaaatcgtggggctgagattaaaaagaacaaagaacaaaagatacaaaaaggaaatgaatacatccctatatatatatatatatatatatatatatatatatatatatatatgactaAAGGCTATTTGTGGTCCAAAATGTATGATAATTTTACGATTTTAGtcaaaaacattatcttttgaattgttGCATCCTGAACAAATGAAAACGGTTCTGATTTAGTCCATTTTGGATGGAGTCATCAAATTTTTAACAGTCAACAACAATTAAGTGAATTTTGGCTGGATTAACAGcttttaatttgaatatttaggaCCACAAATGGCCTTTAGTCTTTTTATAACAAAACAATAACAAATGTTAGGTTATattattaaaagaaaattgaggAGTCTCCTACTTCATATTCAAATTAAAAGTTGTTAATCCAATCAAAATTCACTTAATTGTTGTTGATCGTTAGAAATTTGATGGTTCCATCTAAAATGGACTAAATTCGAACCGTTTTCATTTGTTCAGaatgcaataattcaaaagataatattttggatcaaaatcgtaaaatcgtcatatgtttaggaccagaCCTttagtctctctctctctctctctctctctctatatatatatatatatatatatatatatatatatatatatatatgtcacACTTTCATAAACATGAATTTTGCACTCATAATTGTGCCTTTGTCATTTTTCCAACTTTCTCCCACTTTATGGCAAATCATCTTCCCTTTTAAACTTTTGTAAATCGACTTATAAGATTCCGACATATAATGACCGATGACGAGATCAATATTTTTATGGAGCGTTGTGAattctttttgtggattaagattggaaaattgatttgttgatgttttgtGATGGTCCAAGATGCCCAAAATCTATGTTCAAAATACTCATTGCAAGAGCCGAAACGCCCTAATCATGAATTTGACGCcagcctttttttttttttttaggattttcgaTTGTTGAATGTCGGTATCGATTTGGTTTATGGATCTTTAGTTAAATGAACGATAAGAATCGGTTTTCACATGAAATAATCTTATAATAATCGTTTTTATTTGAATTGCTCTCTTTATATTACTCCTACAATATATAATCATGCGCATGGAGCTGAATGTAATGATCATGAATTTGGGTACAAGAAGATGACATTAACTACCATTAATTATTTAGGAACCTTAGATAATTAGCCTCCTCGAGACTGAGGGATAGAGCAAATGAGtcatttgaaattcaaattaagATGATAGggcaaagattaaaaaaaaaagaagggtAATGGCCcaaaaaaatcatgaagtttggtcaaattcttgTCTATCccataattttgaaaaatgaccAATTATATTTGACATTTTTCTCAGTTGCCCCATAGTCAATGATTTCGGGGAAATtgtataaacaaaaaatatcatgAAAACAAAACATTGGTCTATTTAAACGACGTCATTTACTACATTAGTCaattatgtttttaatttttacatatGTACGCATTACATTAATAAATATAGAAACGTAAcatgatgaaattttttgatataggacaattaagaaaaatatcaaattgtGACATAATTGgccatttaaaaaaattataggataaaccagaatttgatcaaacttcatgatttttttttttgccatttATCCTTAAAAATTATAAGACCTTTTTTGTACATACCATATGCGCTAgtttaaataaacaaattattatttttttcactaTTTAGATgctttaaaattgaataaacgATTCAGTTGGAGACATCGCATTAAAAAGATCATTAATATAAACACATACGCTTAGGgttcaacataaaaaaaaacgaaGAATCGAGTAACACCATATAAAAGATCAAAATAATTGTTCCaccaaattccttcaaaattCAGTAGGCATCCCCCTAAAAATACCCTGAGACGAGAGATTCAAATACGTAGTTCAAATACTTATAATAGTAGTGCTATTACGTCATAATACAAAGTAattccaataaaaaaaatcatcgaTCTTTACATTTTATATAGATATACATTAAaaatgtgacttatataaaagCCCTTATTTTATGTTCACGGGAATTAATCTTATGTAATTCAACACTATTTCCAGATAGTAGTCAGTATGTACTGTACTAAATTTCTAGAATTACACAGTTTTTGTATTTCATGGTGGAGTATTGGAAATTTAGAACATAGAAGTCCCACAAGATAAGCATAAGGTACACCATCATTGATCGAAGAAGGCGAGGCCCAATTCCCAAGGAGATTGATATGTGGAGTGTGGGCCTTCGTTATAGgattaaaaatcaattaatcATCATTAAACTTAATTAGCGCATTTATCATCTTCAATCCAACTCTACAAAAGTTATCCAATGAATTTTTTGCAAAATATGTTTTCCAACCATTAATAATTAAACTTGGAGATGTTTGGCTATAGGTAATCTTGTGTTGTTGAATATAGTGCTCATAATCATTTTATAGaagaataaaaatttaattatcctTAATATATGGATGTAATAAAATGGAAAAGTAGTTTTATTCATTGTTGAATGTCATTTTTTTCCTCATCGAAGTGCAATTGTTATAGAAAGAGCCAAAGAGGACAGGGGTGGTTTGGCATAAAATTTAAGACGATGACACTAATATAGTCTGCTATTTTCAACATTGTAGTATAAAAATTGCTAATTGAATAAAAAGCACTAGAATATTTAGCCATTTTGAAGTGGAACTACTAGCTGGTAGCTATCGACAGTGCAAATTGCAATGGCCGATAATTGAACCGGTTCGCGATTCTGTCTCTTATCCTACATCATTaagggtgtccacaatggtggcccttgaaggccaccaaatATGGTCCGAccaccattcgtggctctcTTGTGGCCCTCTGCAATAgtaattaacaaaatttaacaaaaacaacaagGGTCACCAAAGGTGGCCctctaaaaaaaaataatttgttcactttttttaatattatttttaatttaactatattaaattttattagactttaaatttatgatatttataaatttaattaaaataaaataatttggattgtaaataaaaaaattcacaacctaaaaataaaatgtaacaagaacttcgttgtattatattaaaataggaaaattatacaacgaaagttttctaatttaaaaacaacaacccgAAAACCCATATCACTCTGCGGCGCCCCTTCtacggttccagacctcttcaaccatatcagcTTGCAGTTATGTatgcgatatttggctccgcatatcggtgtaccgttggatcaagtattcattactacgtggtacatccatctgcaggggctccatggcaatacccgagctcgaactagcaccatcttccggtgtcCATCGCTCTGCAGCAACTCTTTCGTCATCTATTATCATactgtgcaatatgatacatgcagtcatgatgtctgcgacatcattttcgtgccattgtcgagccgggcaccgtataatggcccatcgcgcttggagtacaccaaaagctcgctcaacatccttcctagcaccctcttgttttttcGCGAAGTAGGTTTGCTTCGGCCCAACGGGTTGTCGGATCGTCTTCCTAGCACCCGCTtggagggtatatcccatcggccaaatagtaccccaATGTTGTACTGAGTGCCGTTGGCCATGAATCTAACTTGCGGACCCTCACCCCGGCTCTCGTCATTGAACATGTGTGACGAtcgtagaacgttgatgtcgttgttcgatccagcgaccccaaaatacgcatgccagattcgcAATCGGTAATCAACAatggcttccagaatcatcgtgGGATGTCTGCCTTTGAAACCAGAAGTGAACTGCCCTTTCCAAGCCACCGGACAGTTCCTCCACtctgacaaacacagattttgcatgtttttaaggactagatttgacttgttttaaatgtcaatcatgcaaattatgttcttaaattgcatatgctATACGTTTGGTattttttgacgtgtttgttgataaatgatagaaaaagatagaaaaaggtgaaaaaaggccaaagtgcagcagcctctgttcgagccctttctggaagcgattttgaagtccaatcagtccCTACTAGATACCAGtatcttcgtcttcgaaagaccttcgcgtggataccttaaacatctaaatcggagttctgtggagaaagttatggccattttacaaatatcgcgcagtgcagtcaaaatctggcagaaattcacggaagaaaagaaattattatattgtgaagcgaAATCTCTCATATTTCTTGTAGGgaacgaaatttatcaaaaataaacctttttccagcctataaatacctctgaacctaattcataatttttatctcagagcctccaatccttctccatctctacacctctttccattccataatacacacataattcatccatcttccattggagcggagctctgcagatccaggcaagagaagactgaagattgaagattcaaccttgggttttatcaatttctttcatgtctcttactttaattgtagtttttacttgtctatgagtagaacatcttttgtataatttttggtatagatattcgattgattttccttgttagctcttgcagttatttgatttatctggtgctttctatgttcaattgattagctacctcttgaatacatgttagagttgattagagtactcgggagacgaaataattgacttggaaaaagggataattcacaccttaattcaatagaactcaggagagttgaggttttgagtgaggtctttgatattatatgcttttaggagttaggggtttaagggttagaaggggacttcaatcctatcacctaatctacaggtttctcacctcgggagggggattaatctataattgtgatcgacttaatagctctggagaccgtaattcaaggaagtcgattgtgtttttggatcctaaaattctacattcttaagcctgctttgtattaattctttttatgttttccatttttttgtttatttctttcagtctagtttaattaatcaactcaaaaatcacgtgtctctagatagtatatgacgcttagtatatggtagtcagttgcaatcttattccctgtgttcgatatccggtactgacctttagatatactagatctaccctgtatgtttgcaggtatttttagtactaataaatagtgcatcacactcccagtgcatgcaatcgatgctccccAACATCCCTGGAAAATGATGTGCAGTCCCGTGCATATCAATCAATCTCTGGCAATCATCGGCCGATGGCTTCCGTAGATACTCCCCTTTGAAGATATCCTTAATGCCCATGCAAAACTGCCTCAACGTCTGTAGGGCAGTCGCTtcgcccatctgtaggtattcgtcgaacatgtcagcgggcccggcataggcaagctgcctaattgccaTCGTACACTTCTGGTATGTCGACAAGCCGGGTCGGCCGGTGGCATCATATCGCAAGTTGAAGCACTTGAACCGCTGCGCCAAACACGTCGCTATATGGACGAAGAGATTTTGCGACATTCTGAGTCGCCTACGGAAAACCTCTGTCGGATAACGGGCGTTCTCGTTGAAGTAGTCTTCCATCAACCGGCGGTCAGCCCCGGCATGATCACGGTCGAAATACCACCGATGATAGAATGGCCGAGGGactgccaccgccgccgccgcatctTCCGCCTCGTCGGCTTCACGTCGCACCGCTGCAACAAGGTTTTGGAACTCAAGATCTACCGCTTGTTGGAattgttcatcgtcggaatccatagTTGCAAGGTTGAATTGAAATTGGAAGGAAATATTGGAAAGATTGGAGGAAAATGGAAGTAAAATGGAGTTGGAAAAATGAATGGAAGTGTAGTATTTTATAAAGAATTTTcgaaatttacaaaaaaaaaattaaaatccacggctcagccgcgtgtaGGTCGCGGCTCACCCTCGGCTCTCGGCCCTGTGCCCCGTCTCTCAgctctctgcaatggggggccgcgcaccga is a window encoding:
- the LOC121770142 gene encoding uncharacterized protein LOC121770142, with product MDSDDEQFQQAVDLEFQNLVAAVRREADEAEDAAAAVAVPRPFYHRWYFDRDHAGADRRLMEDYFNENARYPTEVFRRRLRMSQNLFVHIATCLAQRFKCFNLRYDATGRPGLSTYQKCTMMGEATALQTLRQFCMGIKDIFKGEYLRKPSADDCQRLIDMHGTAHHFPGIGPQESHEWWSDHIWWPSRATIVDTLNDVG